A genomic stretch from Salarias fasciatus chromosome 10, fSalaFa1.1, whole genome shotgun sequence includes:
- the ube2g1a gene encoding ubiquitin-conjugating enzyme E2 G1a, whose protein sequence is MTEPQSALLLRRQLAELNKNPVEGFSAGLIEDNDLYRWEVLIIGPPDTLYEGGVFKAHLTFPKDYPLRPPKMKFITDIWHPNVDKNGDVCISILHEPGEDKYGYEKPEERWLPIHTVETIMISVISMLADPNGDSPANVDAAKEWREDRHGAFKRKVARCVRKSQETAFE, encoded by the exons ATGACAGAACCTCAGTCGGCGCTGTTACTCAGGAGACAGCTCGCAG AGCTGAACAAAAACCCAGTGGAGGGCTTCTCAGCAGGCCTGATCGAGGATAATGATCTTTACAGATGGGAAGTCCTCATCATCGGGCCTCCAGACACACTGTA TGAAGGTGGTGTGTTCAAAGCTCACCTGACATTTCCCAAAGACTATCCTCTCAGGCCTCCTAAAATGAAATTTATCACAGACATCTGGCACCCAAACG TTGACAAGAACGGAGATGTATGTATTTCTATTTTACACGAGCCTGGAGAGGACAAGTACGGCTACGAGAAGCCGGAGGAGCGCTGGCTGCCGATCCACACGGTGGAAACCATCATGATTAGTGTTATCTCTATGCTGGCAGACCCCAACGGCGACTCACCAGCCAACGTGGACGCAGCA AAAGAGTGGAGGGAGGACAGACACGGCGCATTCAAAAGGAAAGTCGCCCGCTGTGTACGAAAAAGCCAAGAAACTGCATTCGAGTGA